A single Rhizobium etli CFN 42 DNA region contains:
- the virD4 gene encoding type IV secretion system ATPase VirD4 (The ATPase VirD4 is a core component of the VirB/VirD4 form of type IV secretion systems (T4SS), also known as type IVa secretion systems.), with protein MNSSKSTPLRLAVSVVCSLAAGLCVASLYVTFRQGFNGEAMMTFSVFAIWYESPLYLGHTTSVFYYALAIVVSTSAVVLLSQLFVSLRNREHHGTARWAEFGEMRRAGYLQRYTSINGAVFGKTCGPHWFGSYLTNGEQPHSLVVAPTRAGKGVGVVIPTLLTFRGSVIALDVKGELFDLTSRARKANGNVVFKFAPLDPERRTHCYNPVLDIAAMPPERQFTETRRLAANLITAKGKGAEGFIDGARDLFVAGILACIERGTPTIGAVYDLFAQPGEKYKLFAQLAEESQNKEAQRIFDNMAGNDTKILTSYTSVLGDGGLNLWADPLVKAATSRSDFSIYDLRRRKTCVYLCVSPNDLEVVAPLMRLLFQQVVSILQRSLPGKDERYEVLFLLDEFRHLGKLEAIETAITTIAGYNGRFMFIIQSLSALTGTYDEAGKQNFLSNTGVQVFMATADDETPTYISKAIGEYTFKARSTSYNQTRMFDQNIQISDQGAPLLRPEQVRLIDDRNEIILIKGHPPLKLRKVQYYSDRALKRIFEAQTGSLPEPAPLVLPENINRGDLEQPTVLAAAREPGDKDFVGDNAETDGYNGNCNHDNDGAIGFDIPYGPIEIDDLEEYASTACVTADAGPSAEVAPALVAQEQLLKRIIALQQRYRSGSSNPGD; from the coding sequence TGGCCATTGTCGTATCAACTTCAGCCGTCGTTCTACTCAGCCAACTGTTCGTGTCGCTGCGCAACCGCGAGCATCATGGAACGGCTCGCTGGGCAGAATTCGGGGAAATGCGACGTGCCGGCTACCTGCAGCGTTACACCAGTATCAATGGTGCGGTGTTTGGCAAGACCTGTGGTCCCCACTGGTTCGGCAGCTATCTGACCAACGGCGAACAGCCCCATAGTCTGGTCGTCGCGCCGACGCGAGCCGGCAAGGGCGTCGGCGTCGTCATTCCGACGCTGCTGACCTTCAGGGGCTCGGTGATAGCACTCGATGTCAAAGGTGAGCTTTTTGACCTGACGTCCAGGGCACGAAAGGCAAACGGCAACGTCGTTTTCAAGTTCGCGCCTCTGGATCCGGAGCGACGGACCCATTGCTACAATCCGGTTCTCGATATTGCGGCAATGCCTCCCGAGAGGCAGTTTACCGAGACACGCCGACTTGCTGCAAACCTTATCACTGCGAAAGGCAAGGGAGCGGAAGGCTTCATCGATGGCGCACGAGACCTTTTTGTTGCGGGTATCCTTGCTTGTATCGAGCGCGGCACTCCGACAATAGGCGCAGTCTACGACCTTTTTGCCCAGCCTGGCGAGAAGTACAAGCTTTTTGCGCAACTCGCGGAAGAAAGCCAGAATAAGGAGGCTCAGCGCATCTTTGACAACATGGCGGGCAACGACACGAAAATCCTAACCTCCTATACGTCGGTGCTCGGCGACGGCGGTCTCAATCTTTGGGCTGATCCGCTGGTCAAGGCAGCGACCAGCCGATCCGACTTTTCCATCTACGACCTGCGTCGCAGGAAGACCTGCGTTTATCTTTGTGTAAGTCCCAACGATCTTGAGGTCGTTGCGCCGTTGATGCGCCTTCTTTTTCAGCAGGTCGTGTCGATTTTGCAGCGATCCCTGCCAGGGAAGGACGAGCGCTACGAAGTTCTGTTTCTCCTCGACGAATTCAGGCATCTGGGCAAACTTGAGGCCATCGAGACCGCGATCACCACCATCGCCGGATACAATGGCCGTTTCATGTTTATTATTCAGAGTCTCTCCGCGCTGACGGGTACCTACGACGAGGCGGGCAAACAGAACTTTCTCAGCAATACCGGTGTGCAGGTATTTATGGCCACCGCTGACGACGAAACACCGACATATATCTCGAAGGCTATCGGGGAATATACGTTCAAGGCGCGCTCGACCTCCTATAATCAGACACGCATGTTCGACCAGAACATCCAGATCTCCGATCAGGGGGCACCGCTTTTGCGCCCCGAACAGGTGCGCTTGATCGACGACAGGAATGAAATCATCCTCATAAAGGGGCACCCGCCACTTAAACTGCGAAAAGTGCAATATTACTCGGATCGCGCGCTGAAGCGTATTTTCGAAGCCCAGACCGGTTCGCTCCCCGAGCCAGCGCCCCTTGTGCTGCCGGAGAACATCAATCGCGGAGACCTGGAACAGCCGACTGTCCTCGCGGCGGCGCGAGAGCCCGGCGACAAGGATTTTGTAGGCGACAATGCGGAAACCGATGGGTACAACGGCAACTGCAATCACGACAACGATGGGGCCATCGGATTTGATATCCCGTACGGCCCGATTGAAATCGACGATCTGGAGGAATACGCCAGCACAGCTTGTGTCACCGCCGATGCCGGCCCGTCTGCCGAAGTCGCTCCGGCTCTGGTTGCGCAAGAACAATTGCTGAAACGGATAATCGCGCTTCAGCAACGGTATAGGTCTGGCTCGTCAAACCCCGGGGATTGA
- a CDS encoding IS4-like element ISRel1 family transposase, with amino-acid sequence MRHDNSVFHDLLKRIPWTVFERLVEEHQADKHVRRLSTKSQLIALLYGQLAGAVSPREIVGSLESHSARLYHLGARPVSRSTFADANGLRPSAVFAELFTQMLARAGRGLKRAVGEAVYLIDGSSLPLSGAGSQWARFSDQACGAKMHVVYDAKAERPIYAAVTPANVNDITAAKEMPIEAGATYVFDLGYYDFGWWAKLDAAGCRIVSRLKSHTKLTVSAEQAANEDAGILFDRIGLLPQRQAKSRRNPMNRPVREIGERIETGKVLRIFSNDLTAPAEEIAALYKRRWAIELFFPWVKQTLKIRHFLGNSENAVRIQVAVALIAYLLLQMAKADQATIISPLAFARLVRTNLMHRKRIDRLLKPRHSPPGNPGQMSLQW; translated from the coding sequence GTGCGGCATGACAATAGCGTCTTTCATGATCTGTTGAAGCGGATTCCGTGGACGGTGTTCGAAAGACTTGTGGAGGAGCATCAGGCCGACAAGCACGTTCGGCGGCTGTCGACGAAGAGCCAGTTGATCGCGCTGCTTTACGGCCAGCTTGCCGGTGCCGTCAGCCCGCGCGAGATCGTCGGCTCCCTGGAAAGCCATAGTGCCCGCCTTTACCATCTCGGCGCTCGCCCGGTGTCGCGCTCGACCTTCGCCGATGCCAACGGCCTGCGTCCGAGCGCCGTTTTTGCAGAGTTGTTCACGCAGATGCTGGCCCGCGCCGGGCGCGGCCTCAAGCGGGCCGTCGGCGAGGCGGTCTATCTGATCGACGGCAGCAGTCTGCCACTTTCCGGGGCGGGATCGCAGTGGGCCCGCTTTTCCGATCAGGCCTGCGGCGCCAAGATGCACGTCGTCTATGATGCCAAGGCCGAACGGCCGATCTACGCGGCCGTCACCCCGGCCAATGTCAACGACATCACCGCCGCCAAGGAGATGCCGATCGAGGCCGGCGCCACCTATGTCTTCGACCTCGGCTATTACGACTTCGGCTGGTGGGCGAAGCTGGACGCCGCCGGCTGCCGCATCGTCAGCCGCCTAAAGTCCCACACGAAACTGACGGTGAGCGCCGAGCAGGCGGCAAACGAGGATGCCGGCATCCTGTTCGACCGCATCGGCCTGTTGCCGCAGCGTCAGGCCAAGAGCCGCCGCAACCCGATGAACCGGCCGGTGCGCGAGATCGGCGAGCGGATCGAAACCGGCAAGGTGCTGCGCATCTTCTCCAACGATCTTACTGCCCCGGCCGAGGAGATCGCCGCGCTTTACAAGCGCCGCTGGGCGATCGAACTGTTTTTCCCCTGGGTCAAGCAGACGCTGAAGATCCGCCATTTCCTCGGCAACAGCGAAAATGCCGTGCGCATCCAGGTGGCCGTCGCTCTGATCGCCTATCTGCTGCTGCAGATGGCAAAGGCCGACCAGGCCACCATCATAAGCCCGCTGGCCTTCGCCCGCCTGGTGCGCACCAACCTGATGCACCGCAAAAGGATCGACCGCCTGCTAAAGCCACGCCACAGCCCTCCCGGAAATCCCGGCCAGATGAGCCTCCAATGGTGA
- the istB gene encoding IS21-like element ISRel3 family helper ATPase IstB: protein MSATLDAIPSMIDRIRHDLVGLKMPRALEALDHVVRRLEHGELSALEAIDILLSEELTLRENSRIKTALRMGRLATIKTLAGFDFTFQPSLDRDRIFTLAQLGFVDRHEAVHFLGPPGTGKSHLATALGVEAVKAGKSVYFTNLADLIGSLARSEREGRLQERIRFFCRPSLLIVDEIGYLPVVQGGGNLFFQLVNARYERGAMILTSNRGFAEWGDVFGDPVVATALLDRLLHHAVVVQIEGSSYRLRQHAELMPEHVRSKALIAPPAFAPPQKPRGRPPKNPQFSLASTSA from the coding sequence ATGAGCGCGACCCTCGATGCCATTCCATCCATGATCGACCGTATTCGCCATGATCTCGTCGGTCTGAAGATGCCGCGCGCACTGGAAGCACTCGACCATGTCGTGCGCCGCCTCGAGCACGGTGAGCTATCTGCCCTCGAGGCTATCGATATCCTGCTGTCCGAGGAACTGACCCTGCGCGAGAACAGCCGCATCAAGACCGCTTTAAGAATGGGCAGGTTAGCGACGATCAAAACCCTTGCCGGTTTCGACTTCACCTTCCAACCTTCCCTCGACCGAGATCGCATCTTCACCCTGGCCCAGCTTGGCTTCGTCGATCGACACGAGGCCGTGCATTTCCTCGGCCCACCTGGAACCGGTAAGAGTCATCTTGCCACGGCGCTCGGCGTCGAAGCCGTCAAAGCTGGAAAGAGCGTCTACTTCACGAACCTTGCCGACCTCATCGGTTCGCTGGCCCGTTCCGAACGGGAGGGTCGGCTTCAGGAGCGCATTCGCTTCTTCTGCAGGCCAAGCCTGCTGATCGTCGATGAGATCGGCTACCTGCCCGTCGTCCAGGGCGGCGGCAATCTATTCTTCCAACTCGTGAACGCCCGATATGAGCGAGGTGCGATGATCCTGACATCAAACCGCGGCTTCGCTGAATGGGGCGATGTCTTCGGCGATCCAGTTGTCGCAACGGCGCTGCTCGACAGACTGTTGCATCATGCCGTCGTCGTTCAGATCGAAGGATCGAGTTACCGATTGCGCCAGCATGCCGAACTGATGCCGGAGCATGTTCGCTCCAAAGCCCTCATCGCACCACCGGCATTCGCCCCACCTCAAAAGCCGCGCGGGCGGCCGCCGAAAAATCCTCAATTCTCCCTGGCATCCACGTCGGCATAA